Proteins co-encoded in one Brassica rapa cultivar Chiifu-401-42 chromosome A02, CAAS_Brap_v3.01, whole genome shotgun sequence genomic window:
- the LOC103852449 gene encoding probable LRR receptor-like serine/threonine-protein kinase At1g56140 isoform X4, protein MEWMSFGINALYGPLPKEIGLLTNLKSLAIGVNNFSGSIPAEIGNCTKLIKIYIGNTGLAGEIPLSFANLVLLEDVLLNDVDLTGQVPEFIGKWTKLTILRIQGTSLSGPIPSSFSNLTSLRELSLGDIPNGSISLEFIKDMKSLSKLVFRNSNLTGTIPSNIEEYSSLQHVDLSFNKLHGPIPASLFYLNKLTNLFLGNNTLNGSLPIQKSQALSNIDVSYNDLSGSLPSWVSLPNLKINLVANNFSLEGLDKRALQGLKCLQKNFPCNRGKGIYSDFLINCGGPQIRSVTGEIFEREDEDLGLASSFVSDSQRWAVSSVGLYARSINYIWVVNSLDSELFQSARHSSSSLRYYGLGLENGGYTVTLRFAEIDILGSNSWRGLGTRYFNIYVQGRLVEKDFAIRRTAGDSTVRAVQRIYKANVSENYLEIHLFWAGKGTISIPILGTYGPLISAITAKPDFKPTVANRPLSKKKYRTGTIVGVIVGLGLLSIFTGVVIFIIRKSRKRYTDDEELLNMDVKPYTFAYSELKNATRDFNPSNKLGEGGFGTVYKGNLNDGREIAVKVLSVGSKHGKRQFVAEIVAISAVMHRNLVKLYGCCYEGDNRLLVYEYLQNGSLDHALFGGDKNLQLNWPTRFEICMGVARGLAYLHEEASIRIIHRDVKASNILLDSNLLPKVSDFGLAKLYDEKETHMSTRVAGTIGYLAPEYAMRGYLTEKTDVYAFGIVVLELVSGRKNFDVNLENEKKYLLDWAWNLHENSREVELLDHELTEFNMEEAKRMIGISLLCTHSSHFLRPPMSRVVAMLSGDVEVSDITSKPGYLTDWRSDDTSSSSFSAFQTKDKGSSASNSTSFVRPRDGNLKQLGVKINEGR, encoded by the exons ATGGAATGGAT GAGCTTTGGGATCAATGCGTTGTATGGCCCCCTTCCCAAGGAAATTGGTTTGCTTACAAACTTGAAATCGCT TGCTATTGGTGTTAATAACTTTTCCGGTTCTATACCAGCTGAGATTGGGAATTgtacaaaactaataaaaat TTACATAGGAAATACTGGACTTGCAGGGGAAATACCATTATCATTTGCTAATCTTGTATTGCTGGAAGACGT TTTGCTTAACGATGTGGACCTTACTGGTCAGGTACCGGAATTTATAGGCAAATGGACCAAACTTACTATCTT GAGAATTCAAGGAACTAGTTTGAGTGGTCCGATACCGTCGTCATTTTCCAACTTAACTTCTTTGAGAGAACT GAGTCTTGGTGATATACCTAATGGAAGTATATCTCTTGAATTCATCAAAGACATGAAATCTCTAAGTAAATT AGTATTTAGGAACAGCAATCTCACTGGGACAATACCCTCTAATATCGAGGAATACTCAAGTCTTCAACACGT TGATTTAAGTTTCAACAAACTACATGGACCAATTCCGGCTTCACTTTTCTACTTAAATAAACTCACCAACTT GTTTCTTGGAAACAACACGTTGAATGGTTCTTTGCCCATTCAAAAGAGCCAGGCTTTGAGCAATAT AGATGTTTCGTACAATGATTTATCTGGTAGTCTTCCTTCATGGGTCAGCTTACCAAACTTGAAAAT AAATCTTGTTGCTAACAATTTCAGCTTGGAAGGCCTTGACAAGAG AGCTTTACAAGGACTGAAGTGCCTGCAGAAGAACTTCCCCTGCAATCGAGGCAAAGGAATCT ATTCTGACTTTTTGATCAACTGCGGAGGGCCACAAATACGGTCAGTTACCGGAGAAATATTTGAAAGGGAGGACGAGGATCTTGGATTAGCTTCATCTTTTGTGAGTGATAGTCAGAGATGGGCAGTCAGTAGCGTAGGACTTTATGCCAGGAGTATCAATTATATATGGGTTGTCAACAGTTTGGACTCAGAGCTTTTTCAGTCAGCAAGACATTCTTCGTCTTCCCTAAGGTATTATGGGTTGGGACTAGAAAATGGAGGCTACACCGTAACACTTCGGTTTGCTGAAATAGATATTCTTGGTTCTAACTCCTGGAGAGGTTTGGGAACACGATATTTCAACATTTATGTCCAG GGACGCCTTGTTGAAAAAGATTTTGCTATACGTAGAACAGCTGGTGACAGTACTGTTCGAGCAGTTCAAAGAATATATAAAGCAAATGTATCAGAAAATTATCTTGAAATTCATCTTTTCTGGGCTGGCAAAGGAACAATTAGTATTCCTATTCTAGGTACTTATGGGCCACTAATATCGGCCATAACTGCAAAACCAG ATTTTAAACCAACTGTGGCCAACAGGCCACTATCAAAGAAAAAGTATAGGACGGGTACTATTGTAGGTGTTATTGTCGGGCTAGGACTTTTAAGCATCTTTACGGGCGTGGTTATCTTCATCATCCGAAAAAGCAGAAAGCGTTACACAGATGATGAAG AGCTGCTTAATATGGACGTAAAGCCTTACACTTTTGCATACTCTGAACTTAAAAATGCCACTAGAGATTTTAATCCCTCCAACAAGCTTGGAGAGGGAGGATTTGGGACTGTTTATAAG GGGAACCTGAATGATGGAAGAGAGATCGCTGTGAAAGTATTGTCGGTTGGATCCAAACATGGGAAGAGACAATTTGTTGCAGAAATCGTAGCAATTTCTGCAGTTATGCATCGTAACCTAGTAAAACTTTATGG TTGCTGCTATGAAGGAGATAATCGTTTGCTGGTTTATGAGTATCTCCAAAATGGAAGTCTCGATCATGCATTATTTGG AGGTGATAAGAATTTACAGCTTAATTGGCCGACCCGTTTTGAAATCTGTATGGGAGTAGCCAGAGGTCTAGCTTACCTCCATGAGGAGGCGAGTATTCGCATAATACACAGAGATGTGAAGGCCAGCAACATTTTGCTTGACTCTAACCTGCTTCCAAAAGTCTCTGATTTTGGGCTTGCAAAGCTATACGATGAAAAGGAAACTCACATGAGTACGCGAGTGGCAGGAACCAT TGGATATCTTGCGCCAGAGTATGCCATGCGTGGATACCTAACAGAGAAAACAGATGTATATGCCTTTGGTATTGTGGTTCTTGAGCTGGTGAGTGGAAGGAAAAACTTTGATGTGAACttggaaaatgagaaaaaatatCTTCTTGATTGG GCATGGAATCTACACGAAAACAGCCGTGAAGTTGAACTACTTGATCATGAGCTGACTGAATTCAACATGGAAGAAGCTAAACGCATGATAGGCATTTCTCTGCTATGCACACACTCATCTCATTTCTTGAGACCACCCATGTCAAGAGTGGTGGCTATGCTTTCAGGAGATGTTGAGGTCAGTGATATAACCTCTAAGCCAGGTTACCTAACGGACTGGAGATCTGATGACACCTCAAGCTCCTCTTTCAGTGCCTTTCAAACAAAAGACAAAGGCTCTTCTGCGTCCAACTCCACGAGTTTTGTGAGGCCCAGAGACGGCAACTTGAAGCAGCTTGGAGTCAAGATCAATGAGGGAAGATGA